From the Oryza glaberrima chromosome 5, OglaRS2, whole genome shotgun sequence genome, one window contains:
- the LOC127773228 gene encoding uncharacterized protein LOC127773228, whose product MESFSNLLWKSAGATPAIRLSREESRSDTRLNSALGFFVFFLRTICNSWKDIHGPEGFSPSFEVRIKLDVPQIGNLRLFWSYDWWRSDWSDIVRVRDLLLKLFLRDGSVVRQTQVAISQKPSSLDRFSVRPQGFGSTSMVFAGGGGDKGIIKAMITHPKPSEEALIVPTNKSLVLQDSMVRTDLPLGAKVDPKVKTVVQRLLSALEHEGARSQS is encoded by the coding sequence ATGGAGTCCTTCTCCAATCTGCTATGGAAGTCTGCAGGGGCTACGCCTGCTATTCGGTTGAGCCGGGAGGAATCAAGATCTGATACGAGATTGAACTCTGCCCTTGGGTTCTTCGTGTTCTTTCTAAGAACTATATGCAACTCTTGGAAAGATATACATGGGCCTGAAGGATTTAGCCCTTCTTTTGAAGTCCGAATCAAACTTGATGTACCTCAGATTGGTAACCTAAGGTTGTTTTGGAGTTATGATTGGTGGAGATCGGATTGGTCTGATATCGTGCGGGTAAGGGACTTGTTGCTGAAACTCTTTTTAAGGGATGGATCGGTGGTGCGGCAAACGCAGGTTGCAATCTCCCAGAAGCCAAGTTCTCTAGATCGATTCTCTGTTCGTCCTCAAGGTTTCGGTTCTACTTCAATGGTGTTCGCAGGCGGTGGGGGTGATAAAGGGATCATCAAGGCGATGATTACCCACCCGAAGCCATCTGAGGAGGCTCTGATTGTGCCGACGAACAAATCCTTAGTTCTGCAGGATTCGATGGTGAGAACAGATTTGCCACTCGGAGCAAAAGTGGATCCCAAAGTGAAGACTGTTGTGCAGAGATTGTTGTCAGCGTTAGAGCATGAAGGGGCTAGATCCCAATCCTAG